One Triticum dicoccoides isolate Atlit2015 ecotype Zavitan chromosome 4B, WEW_v2.0, whole genome shotgun sequence genomic window carries:
- the LOC119291420 gene encoding cell division control protein 48 homolog E-like → MATPNPPPQQDEPSSSADPKAKKDYSTAILERKKSPNRLVVDEATNDDNSVVALHPDTMERLQLFRGDTVLLKGKKRKDTICIVLADDTCEEPKVRMNKTVRKNLRVRLGDVVSVHQCPDVKYGKRVHILPIDDTVEGITGNLFDAFLKPYFLEAYRPLRKGDLFLVRGGMRSVEFKVIETDPAEYCIVAPDTEIFCDGEPVKREDEERLDDVGYDDVGGVRKQMAQIRELVELPLRHPQLFKSIGVKPPKGILLFGPPGSGKTLIARAVANETGAFFFLINGPEIMSKLAGESESNLRKAFEEAEKNAPSIIFIDEIDSIAPKREKTNGEVERRIVSQLLTLMDGLKSRAHVIVMGATNRPNSIDPALRRFGRFDREIDIGVPDEVGRLEVLRIHTKNMKLAEDVELEHISRDTHGYVGADLAALCTEAALQCIREKMDIIDLEDETIDAEILNSMAVTNDHFKTALTTSNPSALRETVVEVPNVSWEDIGGLENVKRELQETVQYPVEHPEKFEKFGMSPSKGVLFYGPPGCGKTLLAKAIANECQANFISIKGPELLTMWFGESEANVREIFDKARGSAPCVLFFDELDSIATQRGSSVGDAGGAADRVLNQLLTEMDGMNAKKTVFIIGATNRPDIIDPALLRPGRLDQLIYIPLPDVESRHQIFKACLRKSPLAKDIDLSALAKYTQGFSGADITEICQRACKYAIRENIEKDIERERRRKDNPEAMEEDEVDEVAEIRAAHFEESMKYARRSVSDADIRKYQAFAQTLQQSRGFGSEFRFPDQPAAGAASAAAADPFASAAAAAEDDDLYS, encoded by the exons ATGGCGACCCCCAACCCGCCGCCCCAGCAGGACGAGCCCTCCTCCTCCGCCGATCC CAAGGCGAAGAAGGACTACTCGACGGCGATCCTGGAGCGGAAGAAGTCCCCCAACCGCCTCGTGGTCGACGAGGCCACCAATGACGACAACTCCGTCGTCGCCCTCCACCCCGACACCATGGAGAGGCTCCAGCTCTTCCGCGGCGACACCGTCCTCCTCAAG GGTAAAAAGAGGAAGGACACCATCTGCATTGTTCTTGCTGATGACACATGTGAGGAGCCGAAGGTCAGAATGAACAAAACCGTCAGGAAGAACTTGAGAGTGAGACTTGGTGATGTGGTGTCTGTTCACCAATGCCCTGATGTGAAATACGGGAAGCGGGTTCACATACTTCCTATTGATGACACAGTTGAAGGGATTACAGGAAACTTGTTTGACGCCTTCTTGAAAC CATACTTCCTTGAAGCTTACCGTCCTTTGAGAAAGGGAGACCTTTTCCTTGTGAGGGGTGGCATGAGAAGTGTGGAGTTCAAAGTTATAGAGACTGACCCGGCAGAGTATTGCATTGTGGCACCAGACACTGAGATCTTCTGCGATGGTGAGCCTGTTAAGAGGGAGGATGAGGAGAGGCTTGACGATGTTGGCTACGATGATGTTGGTGGAGTCAGGAAGCAAATGGCCCAGATCAGAGAACTGGTTGAACTCCCACTGCGTCACCCTCAACTTTTTAAGTCTATCGGCGTGAAGCCTCCAAAGGGCATATTGCTGTTTGGACCACCTGGCTCTGGCAAAACCCTTATTGCGAGGGCTGTTGCCAATGAGACGGGTGCATTCTTCTTTCTGATCAATGGCCCAGAAATTATGTCCAAGTTAGCAGGAGAAAGTGAGAGCAATCTCAGGAAGGCATTTGAAGAAGCAGAGAAGAATGCACCATCAATCATCTTCATTGATGAGATTGATTCAATAGCCCCAAAGAGAGAGAAGACCAATGGAGAAGTTGAAAGGCGTATTGTGTCTCAGCTGTTGACCCTTATGGATGGGCTTAAGTCCCGTGCGCATGTTATTGTTATGGGTGCTACAAACCGCCCAAACAGTATTGATCCTGCTCTCAGAAGATTTGGTAGGTTTGATCGTGAGATTGACATTGGAGTCCCTGATGAAGTTGGCCGCCTTGAAGTTCTCAGGATTCACACCAAAAACATGAAGTTAGCTGAAGAT GTTGAGCTGGAACACATTTCACGAGACACCCATGGGTATGTTGGTGCTGATCTTGCTGCTCTTTGTACTGAGGCTGCTCTTCAGTGCATTCGCGAGAAGATGGATATTATAGATCTTGAGGATGAGACCATAGATGCTGAGATACTGAATTCTATGGCTGTGACAAACGACCATTTCAAGACTGCACTAACGACAAGCAACCCATCTGCTCTCCGTGAAACT GTTGTTGAAGTTCCCAATGTCTCTTGGGAAGATATTGGTGGTCTGGAGAATGTCAAGCGGGAGTTGCAGGAG ACTGTCCAATACCCTGTGGAGCATCCAGAGAAATTCGAGAAGTTTGGCATGTCTCCTTCCAAAGGTGTTCTTTTCTATGGCCCTCCTGGCTGTGGTAAAACCTTGTTGGCCAAGGCAATTGCAAATGAGTGCCAGGCGAACTTCATCAGTATCAAGGGACCTGAGCTGCTTACCATGTGGTTTGGTGAGAGTGAGGCTAATGTGCGTGAGATCTTTGACAAGGCTAGGGGGTCAGCACCATGTGTCCTCTTCTTTGATGAGCTTGACTCCATTGCTACCCAG AGAGGAAGCAGTGTTGGGGATGCTGGAGGTGCAGCTGATAGAGTGCTGAACCAGCTGCTGACTGAGATGGATGGCATGAACGCCAAGAAAACTGTCTTCATCATTGGTGCTACCAACAGGCCGGACATCATAGACCCTGCCTTGCTTAGGCCAGGGCGTCTTGATCAGCTTATCTACATCCCTCTTCCTGATGTCGAGTCGAGGCACCAGatcttcaaagcctgcctcaggaAGTCTCCTTTGGCCAAGGATATTGATCTGAGTGCTCTTGCCAAGTACACCCAAGGGTTCAGCGGTGCTGATATCACGGAAATTTGCCAGCGTGCTTGCAAATACGCCATCAGGGAGAACATTGAGAAG GACATTGAGAGGGAGAGGCGGAGGAAGGACAACCCtgaagccatggaggaggatgagGTGGACGAGGTCGCTGAGATCAGGGCTGCTCACTTTGAGGAGTCGATGAAGTATGCACGCAGGAGTGTGAGCGATGCCGACATCCGCAAGTACCAGGCCTTTGCGCAGACTCTGCAGCAGTCTCGTGGTTTTGGCAGCGAGTTCCGGTTCCCTGATCAACCGGCCGCAGGCGCCGCCTCTGCTGCTGCCGCCGACCCTTTTGCATCCGCTGCCGCAGCAGCTGAAGATGACGACTTATATAGCTAA